The following coding sequences lie in one Stenotrophomonas rhizophila genomic window:
- the eda gene encoding bifunctional 4-hydroxy-2-oxoglutarate aldolase/2-dehydro-3-deoxy-phosphogluconate aldolase, whose translation MSGADPRVRAVLKLAPVIPVFTPENIDDAVEVARALFNGGLPVIEVTLRTPVAMDAIKAMVEAVPDAVVGAGTVLTTTQMEQVKQVGGRFAVSPGATPRLYAAARDTDLPFLPGVATSSELMLGLEHGLDTFKFFPAVQAGGAAMLSAWNGPFGDVRFCPTGGISAQTASQFLHLPNVLCVGGSWLTTRALMQARDWAGIEQLAHQASVLAG comes from the coding sequence ATGTCCGGCGCTGATCCACGTGTACGTGCTGTCCTGAAACTGGCCCCGGTGATTCCGGTGTTCACCCCCGAGAACATCGACGATGCGGTCGAGGTAGCGCGCGCCCTGTTCAACGGTGGCCTGCCGGTGATCGAGGTGACGCTGCGTACGCCGGTAGCGATGGACGCCATCAAGGCGATGGTCGAGGCCGTGCCCGATGCGGTGGTGGGCGCCGGCACCGTGCTGACCACCACGCAGATGGAGCAGGTCAAGCAGGTGGGTGGCCGGTTTGCGGTGTCGCCGGGTGCCACGCCGCGCCTGTACGCCGCCGCGCGCGACACCGACCTGCCGTTCCTGCCGGGCGTGGCCACCTCGTCCGAGCTGATGCTGGGCCTGGAGCACGGCCTGGATACCTTCAAGTTCTTCCCGGCGGTGCAGGCCGGTGGCGCGGCGATGCTGTCGGCGTGGAACGGGCCGTTCGGCGACGTGCGCTTCTGCCCCACGGGCGGGATCAGCGCGCAGACCGCCTCGCAGTTCCTGCACCTGCCCAACGTGTTGTGCGTCGGCGGGTCATGGCTGACCACGCGGGCATTGATGCAGGCCAGGGATTGGGCCGGCATCGAACAGCTGGCACACCAGGCGTCGGTGCTGGCCGGATAG
- a CDS encoding sugar kinase, with product MSRVVCFGELLLRMSAPGRELLLQSAQLAVHAGGAEANVGVSLAHLGHAVAMVSTLPDNPLGRFVSGELRRHGVDTGHVQVRPGRMGLYFLTTGAVQRASEVVYDRADSAFACGSAADYDWDALLDGADWLHLSGVSPALNPAMAQATLVAAQAACARGVRVSFDGNFRPSLWARWQGDAPGILRQLFACADLVFADYRDIGVVLGGEFEQADVRERVDAAAAQAFAAFPRLQWMACTQRTPHSVDNHALGAMLVGRDGTRAVAPTREMIGIVDRIGGGDAFAAGILHGMMRGFAPEAIVRFGLAAACLKHSIPGDFNPVSEADVMALTGEERFDVRR from the coding sequence ATGAGTCGTGTTGTCTGTTTCGGAGAGTTGCTGCTGCGCATGAGCGCCCCCGGCCGCGAGTTGCTGCTGCAGAGCGCGCAGCTGGCGGTGCATGCTGGCGGCGCGGAGGCCAACGTGGGCGTGTCGCTGGCCCACCTGGGGCATGCGGTGGCGATGGTCAGCACCTTGCCGGACAACCCGCTGGGCCGGTTCGTGAGCGGAGAGCTGCGCCGGCATGGGGTGGACACCGGCCACGTGCAGGTTCGGCCCGGGCGCATGGGCCTCTACTTCCTCACCACCGGCGCGGTGCAGCGCGCCAGCGAAGTGGTCTACGACCGCGCCGACTCGGCATTCGCCTGCGGCAGCGCGGCCGACTACGACTGGGATGCGCTGCTGGACGGCGCTGACTGGCTGCACCTGTCCGGGGTCAGCCCCGCGCTGAACCCGGCCATGGCCCAGGCCACGCTGGTGGCCGCCCAGGCGGCCTGCGCGCGTGGCGTGCGGGTGTCCTTCGATGGCAACTTCCGGCCGTCGCTGTGGGCGCGCTGGCAGGGCGATGCGCCCGGCATCCTGCGCCAGCTGTTCGCCTGCGCCGATCTGGTCTTCGCTGACTACCGCGATATCGGCGTGGTGCTCGGCGGCGAATTCGAACAGGCCGATGTGCGTGAGCGTGTCGATGCGGCCGCCGCGCAGGCGTTCGCCGCGTTCCCGCGGTTGCAGTGGATGGCCTGCACCCAGCGCACGCCGCACAGTGTGGACAACCACGCGCTCGGGGCGATGCTGGTCGGCCGCGATGGCACCCGCGCGGTAGCGCCAACCCGCGAGATGATCGGCATCGTGGACCGCATCGGCGGCGGCGACGCCTTCGCCGCGGGCATCCTGCATGGCATGATGCGCGGCTTCGCACCGGAGGCGATCGTACGCTTCGGCCTGGCTGCGGCCTGCCTCAAGCACTCGATTCCGGGCGACTTCAACCCTGTCAGCGAGGCTGACGTGATGGCCCTGACGGGCGAGGAGCGATTCGATGTCCGGCGCTGA